A stretch of Streptosporangium album DNA encodes these proteins:
- a CDS encoding zinc-binding dehydrogenase, with protein sequence MPGLPLRASGVLGSGVRRQHDLRLRSPDVAPGLWGGFSTHLYLAPEAIVVPMSSTVSVAAASLFNVMANGVDWALDLGGARYGMSVAILGPGPRGLASVIAAGAAGAGPIAVTGLASDRERLDLALRLGADHALDVSDRPVTEAVVEALGQPPDIVIDCTPGSLSSVTDAIRLAARKGTVVLAGLKGSKGLAPVPVDLICAKQLTIRGAVSRSLRSMEQAIALIESGRWPFEDFASHSYPLADADRAVRALMSADKPVHARIEPTA encoded by the coding sequence GTGCCGGGCCTGCCGCTCCGGGCTTCGGGGGTGCTCGGCTCCGGAGTTCGCCGACAGCACGATCTACGGCTTCGCAGTCCCGACGTGGCCCCGGGCCTGTGGGGTGGCTTCTCCACCCACCTCTACCTCGCGCCCGAGGCGATTGTCGTTCCGATGTCCTCCACGGTGAGCGTGGCTGCCGCATCCCTCTTCAACGTCATGGCGAACGGCGTGGACTGGGCCCTTGACCTGGGTGGCGCTCGCTACGGAATGTCCGTCGCCATCCTCGGCCCCGGACCGCGGGGCCTCGCATCGGTCATCGCCGCGGGCGCTGCCGGCGCGGGCCCGATCGCCGTAACAGGACTCGCCTCCGACCGCGAGCGTCTCGACCTGGCGTTGCGACTCGGTGCGGACCATGCGCTGGACGTGTCGGACAGGCCGGTGACCGAGGCGGTCGTGGAAGCGCTGGGTCAGCCCCCGGACATCGTGATCGACTGCACCCCGGGGTCGCTGTCCTCGGTCACCGACGCGATACGCCTGGCTGCCAGGAAGGGCACGGTCGTCCTGGCCGGTCTGAAGGGCTCGAAGGGATTGGCGCCGGTTCCCGTCGACCTGATCTGCGCCAAGCAGTTGACCATCAGGGGTGCGGTGTCCCGGAGCCTGCGGTCCATGGAGCAGGCCATCGCCTTGATCGAGTCGGGACGCTGGCCGTTCGAGGACTTCGCCAGCCACTCCTATCCGTTGGCGGACGCCGACCGCGCGGTGCGCGCGCTCATGAGCGCCGACAAGCCGGTGCACGCACGTATCGAGCCCACAGCATGA
- a CDS encoding TetR/AcrR family transcriptional regulator, translated as MTQRRTSGVATKPRANGEERWEEIVTAAAKIFSQKGYAATSLQDIASAVGILKGSMYHYIKNKEDLLFELVRRALDVQMPVLVEEASAGARSAPERLRSFIRRWMGFSRAQRLWSRVAENEFSQLSGKRYKEVVAERDKFSDFVKGIIEQGIREGAFDPATNPSVVTSSLFELMNSTPKWFKPSGDLSYGELAEWYATFVIRGIGGPDFRDRNGASLAEPNAEL; from the coding sequence GTGACGCAACGGCGAACGTCTGGTGTCGCCACCAAGCCGCGTGCCAACGGCGAGGAGCGCTGGGAAGAGATTGTCACGGCAGCCGCCAAGATATTTTCTCAGAAAGGGTACGCTGCGACCAGTCTTCAGGATATCGCGTCGGCTGTCGGTATCCTGAAGGGAAGCATGTACCACTACATCAAGAACAAAGAGGATCTGCTCTTTGAATTGGTGCGGCGTGCTCTCGATGTGCAGATGCCGGTCCTGGTCGAGGAGGCCAGTGCCGGGGCGAGAAGTGCCCCCGAGCGCCTGCGCAGCTTCATTCGGCGTTGGATGGGATTCAGCAGAGCTCAGAGGCTCTGGTCCAGAGTCGCGGAGAACGAGTTCTCCCAGCTCAGCGGAAAGCGCTACAAGGAGGTCGTCGCCGAACGCGACAAATTCAGTGACTTCGTGAAGGGGATCATCGAACAGGGGATCAGGGAGGGCGCCTTCGACCCCGCGACGAACCCGAGTGTGGTCACCAGTTCGTTGTTCGAACTGATGAACTCGACTCCCAAGTGGTTCAAGCCATCTGGTGACCTCTCCTACGGGGAGCTTGCCGAATGGTACGCGACATTCGTGATCCGGGGAATCGGCGGACCCGATTTCCGGGACCGTAACGGCGCGTCCCTCGCCGAACCGAACGCGGAATTATAG
- a CDS encoding SMP-30/gluconolactonase/LRE family protein has protein sequence MTACHPRVATRSVEITVRELSGVSVLAEGLEFPEGPIVLDDGSVLVTEIAGGRLTRVRQDGAKEVVASPGGGPNGAAIGPDGWVYLCNNGGRWPDVYQGGRVERVNLTTGKTEVLYTQCDGHPLSGPNDIVFDSAGGFWFTDTGKFKGRLRDLGSVYYVSADGQINEVIHPAESPNGIGLAPGGGRLYYAETVTARLLARTVTGPGRLDDVPPRDPSNVIFGLPGMAGFDSLAVDGAGNICVATLVQGCITVVSPDGSVVTQFRMPSGLEDRLVTNLCFGGPDDSTAYITLAETGRLISCPWPERGLALNF, from the coding sequence ATGACCGCCTGCCATCCGCGTGTCGCCACCCGATCCGTCGAGATCACGGTACGGGAACTGTCCGGTGTCAGCGTGCTCGCGGAAGGGCTTGAGTTTCCGGAGGGCCCGATCGTTCTGGACGACGGAAGCGTGCTGGTGACCGAGATAGCCGGCGGGCGCCTGACCCGGGTCCGGCAGGACGGGGCCAAAGAAGTCGTGGCCAGCCCGGGCGGCGGTCCCAACGGGGCTGCCATCGGCCCTGACGGCTGGGTCTACCTGTGCAACAACGGTGGTCGCTGGCCCGACGTCTACCAGGGCGGCCGGGTCGAACGCGTCAATCTCACCACCGGAAAGACCGAAGTTCTCTACACCCAGTGTGATGGCCACCCGTTGTCGGGGCCCAACGACATTGTGTTCGACTCCGCCGGAGGCTTCTGGTTCACCGACACCGGGAAGTTCAAGGGCCGACTACGGGATCTCGGATCTGTGTACTACGTCTCGGCAGACGGTCAGATCAACGAGGTGATCCATCCTGCCGAGTCTCCGAACGGGATCGGGCTGGCCCCCGGTGGAGGGCGTCTGTACTACGCCGAGACCGTGACCGCGCGACTGCTCGCCCGCACTGTGACCGGCCCGGGACGCCTCGACGACGTGCCGCCCCGGGACCCGTCCAACGTGATCTTCGGGCTGCCGGGGATGGCGGGCTTCGACTCGCTCGCTGTCGACGGAGCGGGCAACATCTGCGTTGCCACCCTGGTTCAGGGGTGCATCACCGTGGTCTCCCCTGACGGGTCGGTTGTGACCCAGTTCCGGATGCCTTCGGGGCTGGAGGACCGCCTGGTGACCAACCTCTGCTTCGGTGGTCCGGACGACTCGACCGCGTACATCACGCTCGCCGAGACCGGCAGGCTCATCTCCTGTCCCTGGCCGGAGCGCGGCCTGGCGCTCAACTTCTGA
- a CDS encoding SDR family oxidoreductase encodes MSATSLLTGKTVLVSGVGPGLGRQIAGAACAAGASVMLGARSRDYLEEATAELRTASGKASFRVCDVTSDEQCHAVVQAVEEEFGGLDCVVNNAFAVAPHGLTLENEDLDEWRQSFEVNFFGALGLTKAAIPALRRSGGGTVVFIGSQIVRRVFAGRGPYASSKAALLTASRVLAKEVGPYGIRVNTVVPGRMWGPSLRKYLDRLAVERGTSAETERQRMVADVALPSLVTDEQCAGTVVFLASDLSAGITGQTIDVNAGETLN; translated from the coding sequence GTGAGCGCGACGAGCCTGCTGACCGGCAAGACCGTCCTCGTCTCGGGCGTGGGGCCGGGCCTCGGGAGACAAATCGCGGGTGCGGCATGCGCGGCGGGCGCATCGGTGATGCTCGGCGCCCGATCACGCGATTACCTGGAGGAGGCGACCGCGGAGTTGCGCACGGCCTCCGGTAAAGCCTCTTTCCGGGTTTGCGACGTGACCTCCGACGAGCAGTGCCATGCCGTCGTCCAGGCGGTCGAAGAGGAGTTCGGCGGGCTCGACTGTGTGGTAAACAATGCCTTTGCCGTGGCTCCGCACGGGCTAACCCTTGAAAATGAGGATCTCGACGAGTGGCGTCAGTCGTTCGAGGTAAACTTTTTCGGGGCACTCGGGCTGACCAAGGCGGCCATTCCCGCGCTCCGGCGCAGCGGCGGCGGGACGGTGGTCTTCATCGGCTCGCAAATCGTCCGCCGGGTTTTCGCCGGTCGCGGTCCCTACGCCAGTTCAAAGGCGGCGTTGCTCACGGCCTCGCGCGTTCTGGCGAAGGAGGTGGGACCCTATGGAATACGAGTCAACACGGTCGTCCCCGGGCGGATGTGGGGGCCGTCTCTGCGGAAATATCTGGATCGCCTGGCGGTGGAACGGGGCACGTCTGCTGAGACGGAGCGCCAACGCATGGTAGCCGATGTCGCGTTGCCCAGCCTGGTCACTGATGAGCAGTGTGCGGGCACGGTCGTCTTCCTCGCCTCCGATCTGTCCGCGGGGATTACCGGCCAGACCATCGATGTGAACGCGGGTGAGACGTTGAACTGA